From a single Helicovermis profundi genomic region:
- a CDS encoding response regulator transcription factor, protein MVRKILIVEDEDRLRELVFLYFKKEGFSVIEASNGREALDKIEANKLDLIILDVMIPEIDGFSLCKKIRKNSDVPIIIITAKTEEEDKILGFELGADEYVTKPFSPKVLVARAKNLLKRAEGSVRGNVSKYEYENLVIDYASYEVKVNGKMISLSPKEYDLLLLLVKNKNKVLTREIILDSIWGYDYFGDLRTVDTHIKKLRNKLGESAKYIKTIIRAGYKFEVK, encoded by the coding sequence TGAAGACAGATTAAGAGAACTAGTTTTCTTATATTTTAAAAAAGAAGGTTTTAGTGTTATAGAAGCATCAAATGGAAGAGAAGCACTCGATAAAATTGAAGCAAATAAATTAGATTTAATAATATTAGATGTTATGATACCCGAAATTGATGGTTTTTCATTATGTAAAAAAATAAGAAAAAATTCAGATGTTCCTATAATAATTATTACAGCTAAAACGGAGGAAGAAGATAAGATTCTTGGCTTTGAGCTTGGTGCTGATGAATATGTAACTAAACCTTTTAGTCCTAAAGTTCTTGTTGCAAGAGCTAAAAATTTATTAAAGAGAGCAGAAGGATCCGTTAGAGGAAATGTTTCTAAATATGAATATGAAAACTTAGTAATTGATTACGCTTCGTATGAGGTCAAAGTTAATGGAAAAATGATTTCACTTAGCCCAAAAGAGTATGATTTGCTATTACTACTCGTAAAAAATAAAAATAAAGTACTAACTAGAGAAATTATTTTGGATAGTATATGGGGGTACGATTATTTTGGAGATCTTAGAACGGTAGATACGCATATTAAAAAATTAAGAAATAAGTTAGGCGAAAGTGCAAAATATATAAAGACTATTATTAGAGCTGGATATAAATTTGAGGTGAAGTAA